The following coding sequences lie in one Polyodon spathula isolate WHYD16114869_AA unplaced genomic scaffold, ASM1765450v1 scaffolds_696, whole genome shotgun sequence genomic window:
- the ggnbp2 gene encoding gametogenetin-binding protein 2 isoform X7, whose translation MARLVAVCRDGEEDFPFAERQIPLYIDDTLTMVMEFSDNMLNLEGHQINSAQMKQFVQFHSMLKQQDLNIAMMVTTREVFNALSQLVPCVGCRRSVERLFSQLVESGNPALEPLTVGSTGVLSVTRTCMADAKKLYTLFYVHGSKLNDMIDAIPKSKKNKRCQLHSLDTHKPKPLGGCWMDVWELMSQECRDEVVLIDSTCLLETLETYLRKHRFCTDCKNKVLRAYNILIGELDCSKEKGYCAALYEGLRCCPHERHIHVCCETDFIAHLLGRAEPEFAGGRRERHAKTIDIAQEEVLTCLGIHLYERLHRIWQKLRAEEQTWQMLFYLGVDALRKSFEMAVEKVQGISRLEQLCEELSEEERVRELKQEKKRQKRKNRRKNKCGFDIPGQDTEEKEEDQGSPESVESSCTACGSTEETSGGVEVIVTNESTSCCCPGSAILGSPKTKKGLSPHCNGSDCGYSSSMEGSETGSREGSDVACTEGICNHDEADDSCLHRCVEDKEEDGVDSCVECWANSEENTKGKNKKKKKKNKGSACGNDHCHKLGGCIADASRRDTSGNERSEMHTCRTKERCADACCSSFANIVLQLPWAERRKALSHFHVLTEASSSCPRFDRGSKSLMELLDESEDTSDEENCLTPDEIQSFMANNQSFYNNRDQYRLHLKERFTKYCHSNEQEKHGCNGGWLATAGVN comes from the exons ATGGCGCGTCTGGTTGCAGTTTGCAGGGACGGGGAAGAAGATTTCCCCTTCGCCGAACGACAGATCCCTCTCTACATCGATGACACTCTCACA ATGGTGATGGAGTTTTCAGATAACATGTTAAACCTTGAAGGTCATCAGATTAACAGTGCACAGATGAAACAGTTTGTACAG TTTCACAGTATGCTTAAGCAGCAGGATCTCAACATTGCCATGATGGTTACGACCCGTGAAGTCTTCAATGCACTTTCACAGCTTGTCCCATGCGTTGGGTGCCGGCGCAGTGTTGAACGCCTGTTCTCCCAGCTTGTGGAATCAGGAAACCCAGCTTTAGAGCCCCTTACGGTGGGATCCACAGGTGTCCTCTCAGTAACTCGAACTTGTATGGCAGATGCAAAAAAACTTTACACCTTGTTTTATGTgcatgg gtcAAAGTTAAATGACATGATTGATGCAATTCCTAAAAGTAAAAAGAACAAACGTTGTCAGTTGCACTCTCTGGATACACACAAACCCAAGCCTTTAGG GGGCTGCTGGATGGATGTGTGGGAGCTCATGTCGCAGGAATGCAGAGATGAAGTTGTTTTAATTGACTCGACTTGTCTCTTAGAAACTTTAGAAACCTATTTGAGGAAACATCG ATTTTGCACAGACTGCAAAAACAAAGTACTAAGAGCGTATAATATTCTTATTGGAGAACTGGATTGTAGCAAGGAGAAAGGCTACTGTGCAGCTCTCTATGAAGGACTACGCTGCTGCCCACATGAGCGACACATCCACGTCTGCTGTGAAACAGACTTTATTGCACATCTTTTGGGAAGAGCTGAGCCTGAGTTTGCAGGAGG GCGCAGAGAAAGGCATGCAAAGACAATTGATATTGCCCAAGAAGAAGTTTTAACCTGTCTTGGAATTCACTTGTATGAGCGTCTGCATCGTATCTGGCAAAAGCTTAGAGCCGAGGAACAGACTTGGCAAATGCTTTTTTACCTTGGTGTTGATGCATTACGCAAGAGTTTTGAG atGGCAGTAGAAAAAGTGCAAGGAATCAGTCGCCTGGAGCAGCTTTGTGAGGAGCTCTCTGAAGAAGAGAGAGTGCGAGAACTGAAACAGGAAAAGAAGAGACAGAAGCGCAAGAATAGACGCAAAAACAAATGTGGCTTTGACATACCTGGACAAGATACAGAAGAAAAGGAGGAAGACCAG ggttCACCCGAGTCTGTAGAAAGCAGCTGTACAGCCTGCGGCAGCACAGAGGAAACGAGCGGTGGTGTTGAAGTAATTGTGACAAACGAAAGTACCTCTTGCTGTTGCCCTGGCAGTGCAATACTGGGTTCAcctaaaacaaagaaag GTTTATCACCACATTGTAATGGAAGTGACTGTGGTTACTCCTCAAGCATGGAGGGCAGTGAAACTGGGTCCCGGGAGGGCTCTGATGTAGCTTGTACTGAAGGTATCTGCAACCACGATGAAGCAG ATGACTCCTGTCTTCATCGTTGTGTTGAAGATAAAGAGGAGGATGGGGTTGACAGCTGTGTCGAATGCTGGGCCAATTCGGAAGAGAACAccaagggcaaaaataaaaagaagaaaaagaaaaataaaggttcGGCATGTGGAAATGATCAT TGTCACAAACTGGGAGGCTGTATTGCGGATGCAAGCAGAAGAGATACTTCCGGGAATGAGCGCAGTGAAATGCACACCTGCCGAACCAAAGAAAGATGTGCTGATGCTTGTTGCAGCTCTTTTGCAAACATTGTGCTACAGTTGCCTTGGGCAGAACGTAGAAAAGCACTGAGCCACTTCCATGTGCTCACAGAAGCATCGTCATCATGTCCCCGCTTCGACAGGGGCTCAAAGAGCTTGATGGAACTTCTT GATGAGTCTGAAGACACTTCAGATGAAGAGAATTGTCTAACACCAGATGAGATACAGTCATTTATGGCAAACAACCAGTCTTTCTACAACAACAGAGATCAGTATCGACTGCACCTGAAAGAGAGATTTACCAAGTACTGCCACTCAAATGAGCAGGAGAAACATGGTTGTAATGGTGGATGGTTGGCCACAGCTGGGGTGAACTAA
- the ggnbp2 gene encoding gametogenetin-binding protein 2 isoform X5, which translates to MARLVAVCRDGEEDFPFAERQIPLYIDDTLTMVMEFSDNMLNLEGHQINSAQMKQFVQFHSMLKQQDLNIAMMVTTREVFNALSQLVPCVGCRRSVERLFSQLVESGNPALEPLTVGSTGVLSVTRTCMADAKKLYTLFYVHGSKLNDMIDAIPKSKKNKRCQLHSLDTHKPKPLGGCWMDVWELMSQECRDEVVLIDSTCLLETLETYLRKHRFCTDCKNKVLRAYNILIGELDCSKEKGYCAALYEGLRCCPHERHIHVCCETDFIAHLLGRAEPEFAGGYEQVFGTGMCLGCDCIDSRRRERHAKTIDIAQEEVLTCLGIHLYERLHRIWQKLRAEEQTWQMLFYLGVDALRKSFEMAVEKVQGISRLEQLCEELSEEERVRELKQEKKRQKRKNRRKNKCGFDIPGQDTEEKEEDQGSPESVESSCTACGSTEETSGGVEVIVTNESTSCCCPGSAILGSPKTKKGLSPHCNGSDCGYSSSMEGSETGSREGSDVACTEGICNHDEADDSCLHRCVEDKEEDGVDSCVECWANSEENTKGKNKKKKKKNKGSACGNDHCHKLGGCIADASRRDTSGNERSEMHTCRTKERCADACCSSFANIVLQLPWAERRKALSHFHVLTEASSSCPRFDRGSKSLMELLDESEDTSDEENCLTPDEIQSFMANNQSFYNNRDQYRLHLKERFTKYCHSNEQEKHGCNGGWLATAGVN; encoded by the exons ATGGCGCGTCTGGTTGCAGTTTGCAGGGACGGGGAAGAAGATTTCCCCTTCGCCGAACGACAGATCCCTCTCTACATCGATGACACTCTCACA ATGGTGATGGAGTTTTCAGATAACATGTTAAACCTTGAAGGTCATCAGATTAACAGTGCACAGATGAAACAGTTTGTACAG TTTCACAGTATGCTTAAGCAGCAGGATCTCAACATTGCCATGATGGTTACGACCCGTGAAGTCTTCAATGCACTTTCACAGCTTGTCCCATGCGTTGGGTGCCGGCGCAGTGTTGAACGCCTGTTCTCCCAGCTTGTGGAATCAGGAAACCCAGCTTTAGAGCCCCTTACGGTGGGATCCACAGGTGTCCTCTCAGTAACTCGAACTTGTATGGCAGATGCAAAAAAACTTTACACCTTGTTTTATGTgcatgg gtcAAAGTTAAATGACATGATTGATGCAATTCCTAAAAGTAAAAAGAACAAACGTTGTCAGTTGCACTCTCTGGATACACACAAACCCAAGCCTTTAGG GGGCTGCTGGATGGATGTGTGGGAGCTCATGTCGCAGGAATGCAGAGATGAAGTTGTTTTAATTGACTCGACTTGTCTCTTAGAAACTTTAGAAACCTATTTGAGGAAACATCG ATTTTGCACAGACTGCAAAAACAAAGTACTAAGAGCGTATAATATTCTTATTGGAGAACTGGATTGTAGCAAGGAGAAAGGCTACTGTGCAGCTCTCTATGAAGGACTACGCTGCTGCCCACATGAGCGACACATCCACGTCTGCTGTGAAACAGACTTTATTGCACATCTTTTGGGAAGAGCTGAGCCTGAGTTTGCAGGAGGGTATGA ACAGGTGTTTGGGACTGGGATGTGTTTGGGATGTGATTGCATCGATTCCAG GCGCAGAGAAAGGCATGCAAAGACAATTGATATTGCCCAAGAAGAAGTTTTAACCTGTCTTGGAATTCACTTGTATGAGCGTCTGCATCGTATCTGGCAAAAGCTTAGAGCCGAGGAACAGACTTGGCAAATGCTTTTTTACCTTGGTGTTGATGCATTACGCAAGAGTTTTGAG atGGCAGTAGAAAAAGTGCAAGGAATCAGTCGCCTGGAGCAGCTTTGTGAGGAGCTCTCTGAAGAAGAGAGAGTGCGAGAACTGAAACAGGAAAAGAAGAGACAGAAGCGCAAGAATAGACGCAAAAACAAATGTGGCTTTGACATACCTGGACAAGATACAGAAGAAAAGGAGGAAGACCAG ggttCACCCGAGTCTGTAGAAAGCAGCTGTACAGCCTGCGGCAGCACAGAGGAAACGAGCGGTGGTGTTGAAGTAATTGTGACAAACGAAAGTACCTCTTGCTGTTGCCCTGGCAGTGCAATACTGGGTTCAcctaaaacaaagaaag GTTTATCACCACATTGTAATGGAAGTGACTGTGGTTACTCCTCAAGCATGGAGGGCAGTGAAACTGGGTCCCGGGAGGGCTCTGATGTAGCTTGTACTGAAGGTATCTGCAACCACGATGAAGCAG ATGACTCCTGTCTTCATCGTTGTGTTGAAGATAAAGAGGAGGATGGGGTTGACAGCTGTGTCGAATGCTGGGCCAATTCGGAAGAGAACAccaagggcaaaaataaaaagaagaaaaagaaaaataaaggttcGGCATGTGGAAATGATCAT TGTCACAAACTGGGAGGCTGTATTGCGGATGCAAGCAGAAGAGATACTTCCGGGAATGAGCGCAGTGAAATGCACACCTGCCGAACCAAAGAAAGATGTGCTGATGCTTGTTGCAGCTCTTTTGCAAACATTGTGCTACAGTTGCCTTGGGCAGAACGTAGAAAAGCACTGAGCCACTTCCATGTGCTCACAGAAGCATCGTCATCATGTCCCCGCTTCGACAGGGGCTCAAAGAGCTTGATGGAACTTCTT GATGAGTCTGAAGACACTTCAGATGAAGAGAATTGTCTAACACCAGATGAGATACAGTCATTTATGGCAAACAACCAGTCTTTCTACAACAACAGAGATCAGTATCGACTGCACCTGAAAGAGAGATTTACCAAGTACTGCCACTCAAATGAGCAGGAGAAACATGGTTGTAATGGTGGATGGTTGGCCACAGCTGGGGTGAACTAA
- the ggnbp2 gene encoding gametogenetin-binding protein 2 isoform X6: MARLVAVCRDGEEDFPFAERQIPLYIDDTLTMVMEFSDNMLNLEGHQINSAQMKQFVQFHSMLKQQDLNIAMMVTTREVFNALSQLVPCVGCRRSVERLFSQLVESGNPALEPLTVGSTGVLSVTRTCMADAKKLYTLFYVHGSKLNDMIDAIPKSKKNKRCQLHSLDTHKPKPLGGCWMDVWELMSQECRDEVVLIDSTCLLETLETYLRKHRFCTDCKNKVLRAYNILIGELDCSKEKGYCAALYEGLRCCPHERHIHVCCETDFIAHLLGRAEPEFAGGYERRERHAKTIDIAQEEVLTCLGIHLYERLHRIWQKLRAEEQTWQMLFYLGVDALRKSFEMAVEKVQGISRLEQLCEELSEEERVRELKQEKKRQKRKNRRKNKCGFDIPGQDTEEKEEDQGSPESVESSCTACGSTEETSGGVEVIVTNESTSCCCPGSAILGSPKTKKGLSPHCNGSDCGYSSSMEGSETGSREGSDVACTEGICNHDEADDSCLHRCVEDKEEDGVDSCVECWANSEENTKGKNKKKKKKNKGSACGNDHCHKLGGCIADASRRDTSGNERSEMHTCRTKERCADACCSSFANIVLQLPWAERRKALSHFHVLTEASSSCPRFDRGSKSLMELLDESEDTSDEENCLTPDEIQSFMANNQSFYNNRDQYRLHLKERFTKYCHSNEQEKHGCNGGWLATAGVN; this comes from the exons ATGGCGCGTCTGGTTGCAGTTTGCAGGGACGGGGAAGAAGATTTCCCCTTCGCCGAACGACAGATCCCTCTCTACATCGATGACACTCTCACA ATGGTGATGGAGTTTTCAGATAACATGTTAAACCTTGAAGGTCATCAGATTAACAGTGCACAGATGAAACAGTTTGTACAG TTTCACAGTATGCTTAAGCAGCAGGATCTCAACATTGCCATGATGGTTACGACCCGTGAAGTCTTCAATGCACTTTCACAGCTTGTCCCATGCGTTGGGTGCCGGCGCAGTGTTGAACGCCTGTTCTCCCAGCTTGTGGAATCAGGAAACCCAGCTTTAGAGCCCCTTACGGTGGGATCCACAGGTGTCCTCTCAGTAACTCGAACTTGTATGGCAGATGCAAAAAAACTTTACACCTTGTTTTATGTgcatgg gtcAAAGTTAAATGACATGATTGATGCAATTCCTAAAAGTAAAAAGAACAAACGTTGTCAGTTGCACTCTCTGGATACACACAAACCCAAGCCTTTAGG GGGCTGCTGGATGGATGTGTGGGAGCTCATGTCGCAGGAATGCAGAGATGAAGTTGTTTTAATTGACTCGACTTGTCTCTTAGAAACTTTAGAAACCTATTTGAGGAAACATCG ATTTTGCACAGACTGCAAAAACAAAGTACTAAGAGCGTATAATATTCTTATTGGAGAACTGGATTGTAGCAAGGAGAAAGGCTACTGTGCAGCTCTCTATGAAGGACTACGCTGCTGCCCACATGAGCGACACATCCACGTCTGCTGTGAAACAGACTTTATTGCACATCTTTTGGGAAGAGCTGAGCCTGAGTTTGCAGGAGGGTATGA GCGCAGAGAAAGGCATGCAAAGACAATTGATATTGCCCAAGAAGAAGTTTTAACCTGTCTTGGAATTCACTTGTATGAGCGTCTGCATCGTATCTGGCAAAAGCTTAGAGCCGAGGAACAGACTTGGCAAATGCTTTTTTACCTTGGTGTTGATGCATTACGCAAGAGTTTTGAG atGGCAGTAGAAAAAGTGCAAGGAATCAGTCGCCTGGAGCAGCTTTGTGAGGAGCTCTCTGAAGAAGAGAGAGTGCGAGAACTGAAACAGGAAAAGAAGAGACAGAAGCGCAAGAATAGACGCAAAAACAAATGTGGCTTTGACATACCTGGACAAGATACAGAAGAAAAGGAGGAAGACCAG ggttCACCCGAGTCTGTAGAAAGCAGCTGTACAGCCTGCGGCAGCACAGAGGAAACGAGCGGTGGTGTTGAAGTAATTGTGACAAACGAAAGTACCTCTTGCTGTTGCCCTGGCAGTGCAATACTGGGTTCAcctaaaacaaagaaag GTTTATCACCACATTGTAATGGAAGTGACTGTGGTTACTCCTCAAGCATGGAGGGCAGTGAAACTGGGTCCCGGGAGGGCTCTGATGTAGCTTGTACTGAAGGTATCTGCAACCACGATGAAGCAG ATGACTCCTGTCTTCATCGTTGTGTTGAAGATAAAGAGGAGGATGGGGTTGACAGCTGTGTCGAATGCTGGGCCAATTCGGAAGAGAACAccaagggcaaaaataaaaagaagaaaaagaaaaataaaggttcGGCATGTGGAAATGATCAT TGTCACAAACTGGGAGGCTGTATTGCGGATGCAAGCAGAAGAGATACTTCCGGGAATGAGCGCAGTGAAATGCACACCTGCCGAACCAAAGAAAGATGTGCTGATGCTTGTTGCAGCTCTTTTGCAAACATTGTGCTACAGTTGCCTTGGGCAGAACGTAGAAAAGCACTGAGCCACTTCCATGTGCTCACAGAAGCATCGTCATCATGTCCCCGCTTCGACAGGGGCTCAAAGAGCTTGATGGAACTTCTT GATGAGTCTGAAGACACTTCAGATGAAGAGAATTGTCTAACACCAGATGAGATACAGTCATTTATGGCAAACAACCAGTCTTTCTACAACAACAGAGATCAGTATCGACTGCACCTGAAAGAGAGATTTACCAAGTACTGCCACTCAAATGAGCAGGAGAAACATGGTTGTAATGGTGGATGGTTGGCCACAGCTGGGGTGAACTAA